Proteins from a single region of Phyllopteryx taeniolatus isolate TA_2022b chromosome 10, UOR_Ptae_1.2, whole genome shotgun sequence:
- the mcts1 gene encoding malignant T-cell-amplified sequence 1 encodes MFKKFDEKENVSNCIQLKTSVIKGIKSQLLDQFPDIESWLNHIMPKKDPVKIVRCHEHIEILTVNGELLFFRQREGPFYPTLRLLHKYPFILPHQQVDKGAIKFVLSGANIMCPGLTSPGAKLYPAESDTVVAIMAEGKQHALCVGVMKMSAESIEKVNKGIGIENVHYLNDGLWHMKTYK; translated from the exons ATGTTTAAAAA ATTTGACGAGAAGGAGAATGTATCAAACTGTATACAGTTGAAAACGTCCGTCATCAAAGGGATAAAGAGCCAGCTGCTGGATCAGTTTCCCGACATCGAATCATGGCTGAATCACATCATGCCAAAGAAGGACCCCGTCAAAATAGTGCGATG CCACGAGCACATTGAAATCTTGACCGTGAATGGAGAGTTGCTCTTCTTCAGACAGCGAGAAGGACCCTTCTACCCCACACTCAGACTCTTGCATAAAT ATCCGTTCATTCTTCCTCACCAGCAAGTAGACAAAGGGGCCATCAAATTTGTCCTAAGTGGCGCCAACATCATGTGTCCCGGACTGACGTCACCAGGCGCCAAACTCTACCCGGCTGAATCGGATACAGTAGTT GCCATCATGGCAGAAGGCAAACAACACGCGCTGTGCGTTGGCGTCATGAAGATGTCTGCAGAGAGCAT AGAAAAAGTCAACAAGGGCATTGGCATTGAGAACGTTCACTATC
- the cul4b gene encoding cullin-4B: MFPTGLSSPNPPPTQEARATATDVKNDSGNILSSKKRKINGSERDETSDTISPSPPKTLTSSSSPVHIQKKLRFEDSVDFIGLDVKMAEEAAAASCSNNKSKAVLLAAGVGGHHANGLSKSAAGSATFSNSKPGAAKKLVIKNFKEKPKLPENYTQETWQKLKEAVEAIQNSTSIKYNLEELYQAVENLCSHKISAKLYKQLRAVCEDHIKAQINQFREGVLDSVLFLKKIDKCWQDHCRQMIMIRGIFLFLDRTYVLQNSMLPSIWDMGLELFRFYIISDLKVQSKTIDGILLLIERERSGEAIDRSLLRSLLSMLSDLQIYQDSFEQRFLEETNRLYAAEGQRLMQEREVPEYLHHVNKRLEEEADRVITYLDQSTQKPLIATVEKQLLGEHLTATLQKGLTHLLDENRIQDLSLLYQLFSRVRGGVQVLLQHWIEYIKAFGSTIVINPEKDKTMVQELLDFKDKVDHIIDVCFMKNEKFVNAMKEAFETFINKRPNKPAELIAKHVDSKLRAGNKEATDEELEKMLDKIMIIFRFIYGKDVFEAFYKKDLAKRLLVGKSASVDAEKSMLSKLKHECGAAFTSKLEGMFKDMELSKDIMVQFKQYMQCQNIPGNIELTVNILTMGYWPTYIPMEVHLPPEMVRLQEIFKTFYLGKHSGRKLQWQSTLGHCVLKAEFKEGKKELQVSLFQTLVLLMFNEGEEFTLEEIKLASGIEDSELRRTLQSLACGKARVLTKIPKSKDVEDGDKFSCNDEFKHRLFRIKINQIQMKETVEEQASTTERVFQDRQYQIDAAIVRIMKMRKTLSHNLLMSEVYNQLKFPVKPADLKKRIESLIDRDYMERDKENPNQYNYVA; this comes from the exons ATGTTTCCAACAGGTTTATCTTCCCCTAACCCCCCGCCAACCCAGGAGGCAAGAGCAACGGCTACTGATGTCAAAAACGACAGCGGCAACATTCTGTCTTCGAAGAAGAGGAAAATAAACGGCTCCGAGAGGGACGAGACCAGCGACACCATCTCCCCTTCGCCTCCCAAGACCCTCACTTCCTCCTCGTCGCCGGTGCACATCCAGAAGAAGTTGCGCTTCGAGGACTCCGTGGACTTTATCGGGCTGGATGTGAAAATGGCCGAGGAGGCTGCCGCTGCTTCGTGCtccaacaacaaaagcaaagcCGTGCTCCTGGCCGCCGGCGTGGGGGGCCACCATGCCAACGGACTGAGCAAGAGCGCGGCGGGCTCCGCGACCTTCTCCAACAGCAAGCCCGGCGCCGCCAAGAAGCTCGTCATCAAGAATTTCAAAG AAAAGCCCAAGTTGCCGGAGAACTACACACAGGAAACATGGCAGAAGCTGAAGGAGGCGGTGGAGGCCATTCAGAACAGCACTTCCATCAAGTACAACCTGGAGGAGCTCTACCAG GCTGTCGAGAACCTGTGCTCCCACAAGATCTCTGCCAAGCTTTACAAACAGCTGAGGGCTGTGTGTGAAGACCACATCAAGGCCCAGATCAATCAGTTCAGaga GGGTGTCCTGGACAGCGTGCTCTTCCTGAAGAAAATAGACAAGTGCTGGCAGGATCACTGCAGACAAATG ATCATGATCAGgggtatatttttatttttggaccgCACCTATGTTTTACAAAACTCTATGCTGCCGTCCATCTG GGACATGGGTCTGGAGCTCTTCAGGTTCTACATCATCAGCGACCTGAAGGTCCAGAGCAAAACCATCGACGGCATTCTGCTGCTCATCGAGAGGGAGCGCAGCGGCGAGGCGATAGACCGCAGTCTGCTGAGGAGCCTGCTGAGCATGCTCTCGGACCTGCAG ATTTATCAAGACTCCTTCGAGCAGCGCTTTTTGGAGGAGACAAATCGTCTGTACGCTGCAGAGGGCCAAAGGCTGATGCAGGAGCGAGAG GTACCCGAGTATTTGCATCACGTCAACAAACGcttggaggaggaggcggaccGAGTCATTACATATCTAGACCAGAGCACACA AAAACCTCTTATTGCCACAGTTGAGAAGCAGCTGCTGGGTGAACATCTCACAGCCACTCTGCAAAAAG GGCTGACGCACCTGCTGGATGAAAACAGGATTCAGGATCTGTCTCTCCTCTATCAGCTCTTCAGTCGAGTGCGAGGTGGCGTCCAGGTCCTCCTGCAACACTGGATCGAGTACATAAAG GCTTTCGGAAGCACAATCGTGATCAACccagaaaaagacaaaacgaTGGTGCAAGAATTGCTGGACTTCAAAGACAAGGTGGACCACATCATCGACGTGTGCTTCATGAAGAACGAGAAGTTTGTGAATGCCATGAAGGAAGCTTTCGAAACATTCATCAACAAGCGGCCAAATAAGCCTGCAGAGCTCATAG CCAAACACGTGGATTCTAAACTGCGAGCTGGAAACAAAGAGGCGACAGATGAAGAATTGGAAAAGATGCTGGACAAAATCATGATTATATTTAGATTCATCTATG GAAAGGATGTTTTTGAGGCCTTTTACAAGAAGGACCTAGCCAAGAGGTTACTGGTGGGGAAAAGTGCGTCTGTGGATGCTGAGAAGTCAATGTTGTCCAAATTAaaacatg AATGTGGAGCGGCATTCACCAGCAAACTGGAGGGGATGTTCAAAGATATGGAGCTTTCTAAAGATATCATGGTGCAATTCAAACAG TATATGCAGTGCCAAAACATTCCCGGTAACATCGAACTGACCGTGAACATCCTCACGATGGGCTACTGGCCCACCTACATCCCCATGGAAGTGCACCTGCCGCCCGAG ATGGTGCGGCTGCAAGAGATCTTCAAGACCTTCTACCTGGGCAAACACAGCGGCAGGAAGCTGCAGTGGCAGTCCACGCTCGGCCACTGTGTTTTAAAAGCGGAATTTAAAGAG GGCAAGAAGGAGCTGCAGGTGTCACTTTTCCAAACACTCGTGTTGCTGATGTTTAACGAAGGGGAGGAGTTCACCCTGGAGGAGATCAAACTGGCCTCAGGAATAG AGGATAGTGAGCTGCGTCGCACTCTGCAGTCGCTGGCGTGTGGCAAAGCGCGCGTCCTCACCAAAATCCCAAAAAGCAAAGACGTGGAGGACGGCGACAAGTTCTCCTGCAACGACGAATTCAAACACAGGCTTTTCCGAATTAAAATCAACCAGATCCAGATGAAAGAGACG GTGGAGGAGCAGGCCAGCACCACAGAGAGGGTCTTCCAGGATCGACAGTACCAGATCGACGCCGCCATAGTGCGCATCATGAAGATGAGAAAGACTCTGAGCCATAACCTTCTCATGTCCGAGGTGTACAACCAGCTCAAGTTCCCCGTCAAG CCTGCTGACCTGAAGAAGAGGATAGAGTCTCTCATTGACAGGGACTATATGGAGCGTGACAAAGAGAATCCCAACCAATACAACTATGTGGCTtag
- the lamp2 gene encoding lysosome-associated membrane glycoprotein 2 isoform X1 has product MFRYAAFALLLAFGCVMHLSRGTEVTVKDKDDKLCLYANLLVNFTVSYVTSGNKSELAEFELPAEVVSNGSQCDAASSTLKLNFGAGHSWSMNFSVSGNTYQADSITFAYNLSDATVFPKSASTDTLSVTVRPHITDVGMDTCYSCKSKETIQSDSVNQTLWNVLIQAFVSNGTHSENLTTCAADLPATPTASPTTVAPVTNTTATTLSPTTSPTPALPTPATGKFSVKPDNNGTACLLANFALRLRVKQGEKYQEMNLDPNVTRASGSCGVNSSELVLASNDMTVVLTFTNDTKKFRLQSVNVTAKLSSGVIFSEANSSLSLWEAAVGSSYMCNKEQNYTITSRLNIFTFNLQVQPFAVKKGLFSTAEDCQAESESFLVPVAVGVALLVLILIVLLAYFIGRKRNMASGYESF; this is encoded by the exons ATGTTCCGATATGCCGCGTTTGCTCTCCTCCTGGCATTTGGATGTG TAATGCATCTGTCACGTGGGACAGAGGTGACAGTCAAAGACAAAGATGACAAGTTGTGTCTTTACGCCAATCTCTTGGTCAACTTCACCGTTTCGTACGTGACGTCAGGGAACAAG AGCGAGCTCGCCGAGTTTGAACTTCCCGCCGAAGTCGTGTCCAACGGCAGTCAATGCGACGCCGCGAGCTCCACCTTGAAGCTCAACTTCGGAGCGGGACACTCCTGGAGCATGAACTTCAGCGTCAGCGGGAACACGTACCAGGCGGATTCCATCACGTTCGCCTACAACCTCAGCGACGCCACCGTCTTCCCTAAATCTGCATCGACCG ACACTCTCTCCGTGACTGTGAGGCCTCACATCACCGACGTAGGCATGGACACCTGCTACTCCTGCAAGAGCAAGGAGACCATCCAGTCGGACTCGGTCAACCAGACCCTGTGGAACGTGCTCATCCAGGCCTTCGTCAGCAACGGCACACACAGTGAAAACC TGACCACCTGTGCCGCCGACCTGCCCGCCACCCCCACCGCCTCTCCCACCACAGTGGCCCCGGTGACAAACACCACGGCCACCACCCTCTCGCCGACGACCTCCCCCACGCCCGCCCTCCCCACGCCCGCCACCGGGAAGTTCAGCGTCAAACCGGACAATAACGGCACGGCCTGTCTGTTGGCAAACTTCGCCCTGCGGCTCCGCGTCAAGCAAGGCGAG AAGTATCAAGAGATGAACCTGGACCCCAACGTGACCAGAGCGTCCGGATCGTGTGGCGTCAACAGCAGCGAGCTGGTGTTGGCGTCTAACGACATGACTGTGGTGCTCACTTTCACCAAT GACACCAAAAAATTCCGCCTACAATCTGTGAATGTCACCGCCAAGCTGAGTTCCG GTGTGATCTTCTCCGAGGCGAACAGCAGCTTGAGTCTGTGGGAGGCGGCGGTGGGCAGCTCGTACATGTGCAACAAGGAGCAGAATTACACCATCACCAGCCGGCTGAACATCTTCACCTTCAACCTGCAAGTGCAGCCCTTCGCCGTGAAGAAGGGCCTCTTCAGTACAG CTGAGGATTGCCAGGCGGAATCGGAGAGTTTCCTCGTTCCCGTAGCCGTCGGAGTTGCCCTGCTTGTTCTCATTCTTATCGTTCTGCTGGCCTACTTCATCGGGAGAAAGAGAAACATGGCCAGCGGTTATGAGTCTTTTTAG
- the lamp2 gene encoding lysosome-associated membrane glycoprotein 2 isoform X3, whose protein sequence is MFRYAAFALLLAFGCVMHLSRGTEVTVKDKDDKLCLYANLLVNFTVSYVTSGNKSELAEFELPAEVVSNGSQCDAASSTLKLNFGAGHSWSMNFSVSGNTYQADSITFAYNLSDATVFPKSASTDTLSVTVRPHITDVGMDTCYSCKSKETIQSDSVNQTLWNVLIQAFVSNGTHSENLTTCAADLPATPTASPTTVAPVTNTTATTLSPTTSPTPALPTPATGKFSVKPDNNGTACLLANFALRLRVKQGEKYQEMNLDPNVTRASGSCGVNSSELVLASNDMTVVLTFTNDTKKFRLQSVNVTAKLSSGVIFSEANSSLSLWEAAVGSSYMCNKEQNYTITSRLNIFTFNLQVQPFAVKKGLFSTAHECPLDDTSILIPIVVGAALAGLILIVVIAYVIGRRKTYVGYQTL, encoded by the exons ATGTTCCGATATGCCGCGTTTGCTCTCCTCCTGGCATTTGGATGTG TAATGCATCTGTCACGTGGGACAGAGGTGACAGTCAAAGACAAAGATGACAAGTTGTGTCTTTACGCCAATCTCTTGGTCAACTTCACCGTTTCGTACGTGACGTCAGGGAACAAG AGCGAGCTCGCCGAGTTTGAACTTCCCGCCGAAGTCGTGTCCAACGGCAGTCAATGCGACGCCGCGAGCTCCACCTTGAAGCTCAACTTCGGAGCGGGACACTCCTGGAGCATGAACTTCAGCGTCAGCGGGAACACGTACCAGGCGGATTCCATCACGTTCGCCTACAACCTCAGCGACGCCACCGTCTTCCCTAAATCTGCATCGACCG ACACTCTCTCCGTGACTGTGAGGCCTCACATCACCGACGTAGGCATGGACACCTGCTACTCCTGCAAGAGCAAGGAGACCATCCAGTCGGACTCGGTCAACCAGACCCTGTGGAACGTGCTCATCCAGGCCTTCGTCAGCAACGGCACACACAGTGAAAACC TGACCACCTGTGCCGCCGACCTGCCCGCCACCCCCACCGCCTCTCCCACCACAGTGGCCCCGGTGACAAACACCACGGCCACCACCCTCTCGCCGACGACCTCCCCCACGCCCGCCCTCCCCACGCCCGCCACCGGGAAGTTCAGCGTCAAACCGGACAATAACGGCACGGCCTGTCTGTTGGCAAACTTCGCCCTGCGGCTCCGCGTCAAGCAAGGCGAG AAGTATCAAGAGATGAACCTGGACCCCAACGTGACCAGAGCGTCCGGATCGTGTGGCGTCAACAGCAGCGAGCTGGTGTTGGCGTCTAACGACATGACTGTGGTGCTCACTTTCACCAAT GACACCAAAAAATTCCGCCTACAATCTGTGAATGTCACCGCCAAGCTGAGTTCCG GTGTGATCTTCTCCGAGGCGAACAGCAGCTTGAGTCTGTGGGAGGCGGCGGTGGGCAGCTCGTACATGTGCAACAAGGAGCAGAATTACACCATCACCAGCCGGCTGAACATCTTCACCTTCAACCTGCAAGTGCAGCCCTTCGCCGTGAAGAAGGGCCTCTTCAGTACAG CCCATGAGTGTCCATTGGACGACACCAGCATCTTAATCCCAATCGTTGTCGGCGCTGCTCTGGCCGGCTTGATTCTCATTGTAGTGATCGCATACGTGATCGGTCGAAGAAAGACCTATGTGGGATATCAGACCCTTTGA
- the lamp2 gene encoding lysosome-associated membrane glycoprotein 2 isoform X2 yields MFRYAAFALLLAFGCVMHLSRGTEVTVKDKDDKLCLYANLLVNFTVSYVTSGNKSELAEFELPAEVVSNGSQCDAASSTLKLNFGAGHSWSMNFSVSGNTYQADSITFAYNLSDATVFPKSASTDTLSVTVRPHITDVGMDTCYSCKSKETIQSDSVNQTLWNVLIQAFVSNGTHSENLTTCAADLPATPTASPTTVAPVTNTTATTLSPTTSPTPALPTPATGKFSVKPDNNGTACLLANFALRLRVKQGEKYQEMNLDPNVTRASGSCGVNSSELVLASNDMTVVLTFTNDTKKFRLQSVNVTAKLSSGVIFSEANSSLSLWEAAVGSSYMCNKEQNYTITSRLNIFTFNLQVQPFAVKKGLFSTAEECFLDSDLSFLVPIAVGVALSFLIVLVLLSYLIGRRKSRTGYQSV; encoded by the exons ATGTTCCGATATGCCGCGTTTGCTCTCCTCCTGGCATTTGGATGTG TAATGCATCTGTCACGTGGGACAGAGGTGACAGTCAAAGACAAAGATGACAAGTTGTGTCTTTACGCCAATCTCTTGGTCAACTTCACCGTTTCGTACGTGACGTCAGGGAACAAG AGCGAGCTCGCCGAGTTTGAACTTCCCGCCGAAGTCGTGTCCAACGGCAGTCAATGCGACGCCGCGAGCTCCACCTTGAAGCTCAACTTCGGAGCGGGACACTCCTGGAGCATGAACTTCAGCGTCAGCGGGAACACGTACCAGGCGGATTCCATCACGTTCGCCTACAACCTCAGCGACGCCACCGTCTTCCCTAAATCTGCATCGACCG ACACTCTCTCCGTGACTGTGAGGCCTCACATCACCGACGTAGGCATGGACACCTGCTACTCCTGCAAGAGCAAGGAGACCATCCAGTCGGACTCGGTCAACCAGACCCTGTGGAACGTGCTCATCCAGGCCTTCGTCAGCAACGGCACACACAGTGAAAACC TGACCACCTGTGCCGCCGACCTGCCCGCCACCCCCACCGCCTCTCCCACCACAGTGGCCCCGGTGACAAACACCACGGCCACCACCCTCTCGCCGACGACCTCCCCCACGCCCGCCCTCCCCACGCCCGCCACCGGGAAGTTCAGCGTCAAACCGGACAATAACGGCACGGCCTGTCTGTTGGCAAACTTCGCCCTGCGGCTCCGCGTCAAGCAAGGCGAG AAGTATCAAGAGATGAACCTGGACCCCAACGTGACCAGAGCGTCCGGATCGTGTGGCGTCAACAGCAGCGAGCTGGTGTTGGCGTCTAACGACATGACTGTGGTGCTCACTTTCACCAAT GACACCAAAAAATTCCGCCTACAATCTGTGAATGTCACCGCCAAGCTGAGTTCCG GTGTGATCTTCTCCGAGGCGAACAGCAGCTTGAGTCTGTGGGAGGCGGCGGTGGGCAGCTCGTACATGTGCAACAAGGAGCAGAATTACACCATCACCAGCCGGCTGAACATCTTCACCTTCAACCTGCAAGTGCAGCCCTTCGCCGTGAAGAAGGGCCTCTTCAGTACAG CCGAGGAGTGCTTCCTGGACTCTGATTTGAGCTTTTTGGTGCCCATTGCGGTGGGCGTGGCCCTCAGCTTCCTAATCGTCCTTGTCCTTCTCTCTTACCTGATTGGCCGGCGGAAGAGTCGCACCGGCTATCAGTCTGTATAA